Within the Mucilaginibacter sp. CSA2-8R genome, the region GCAAATTAATTTATATCGCAAAGGGTTCAACCAACCCGGCCCGGATGATAAAATTGTTTTGAATCCATCGCTTTACAAAACTATAGACGGATATCGCCTTATTCAAACTGTAGTTTTGAAGGAAGGTCGTGTTTTATACCAGCTCTTTGATATTGAACAAGATATTATTCTGAAGAAAGTCATCGATCACTTAAGTACCGTTCAATTAATACCATTAGAGAGATTGTCAGGTTTTATTATCAGTCAAACACTTTGTTCAGTCGTTGAGTCTGATCACTATATAAAAAACTTGTTTGAAATCCAGGTTATTCAACGTCCCATGGACTATTCATTGTATTGTCAGCCAGGTGAGCTCCCCTTGTTACGTGGTATTTGTTTAAATTTATATTCTGCTTTTGTCAGCGCAAACAAAACACCGAATTTTCAGCGATTGCAGGAATTGCAGCTACTCTCTCTGAAAATTAAGCGTTGTTTAGAAAAAAAAAGTGGATATATCCCTCCGGAATTTTATTACACAGTGTCGACTAGAGCAAGCTCAGGCGGCCTTAATTTAAAACATCAAACTCAATTAAAAGAGGCACTATCAGTAATGATGCGCCTTTCTGTTAGGATCAATCCAACGGAACTTAGTTGTTTCACAAAAAAGTTCAAGGCAAGATACGATCGCCAGATTGTTCCCTTGCTACAGGTACTGGATCCTGAAATGGGTTTGGGTTATGGAACATCCTCAGCTACAGGTGCCTTTGGAGAGATGCTGACCGATTTGCCATTAAAAGATTTCCAAAATGAAACTGATATGCCATTCCATCAGCATAAAGCGAAGCAAATGTTTTTGAAAAAGTGGACTTCACCCCAGTTTGATGGCAAAGCAATCAAAATCAGTCAAGACGATTTGCTTCAATTAGAACTACCTGAAGAATCCGCTTTGCCTTTTTCAACACAGGTCATGTTCTCTTTTAGGGGAGATTCGTTGCTGATTGAGTCTGCGGGAGGGGCCTTCGCAGGAGGAATCATAGGGCGCTTTACTTTATTGGATACAGAGATAAACTCATTAGCTCACACGATTGCCATAAAAGAAGAAGAAGCTCATCCCGAGATGATTTTTGCAGAAGTCAATCATCTTCTAGATGCCAAGACAGACAATATCAACTGCCGAAGATTGAACTACAAATATATCATCAATACAGTAAGTGCCTCAAATTTTGGAAATAGTTTGCCGCTTAGTGATCTATATGTTACCTCTTGTAATAATGAAATTGTGCTCTATTCCAAAAGTTTACAAAAACGGGTAATTCCAAGATTTAGCTCAGCCTATAACTACCATAAAAATGATTTAGGGATATTTAAATTTCTTTGTGACCTCCAATATCAAAATTTTCATAGTGACCTCAAAATAAATCTTCCTGCCTTGTTTCCCGGACTTGAGTACTATCCGCGTGTTACGTATCATCAAACAATTCTGAGCGAAGCCCAATGGTATCTTTCTGAAGCAGAAATCTTTCAATTATCTTCAGGCGGGGGTGGTGGGGATCGTCGTTTAAAGCATTTGATTGAAAACCGTCAATTTTCTCGCTATATAGCGTTGACTGAAGGAGACCAGCAACTGGTTATTGATTTACAAGACGAGCGACATAAATTGTTTTTTTTAAAGTGTCTTGAGAAGCAGAAAGCTGGTTGTTGGATCAAAGAATATGATTTAAATCAATCTGACCTAATCCGATGTGATCAACAGGCTTTTGCTGGTCAATTTATTGCTTTTCTTGTCTCTGACGTTCGTCGCTTTAAGATCGTGCCTTTCAACGACTCCATTAACCGATCTTTAATACAACGCAATTTCGGACCCGGAAGCGAGTGGCTTTATTTAAAAATTAAAGTGTCCTCTAGTTATGCTGATTCGTTGTTAAAAAAAGTGTATACCAAAATTCTCCGAAACACCAATCATGGTGTAAGAGTCTGGTACTTTGTGAGGTATGATGAAGGTGGCAGTCACCTCCGCCTACGAATCAATTTGGCGCAGGAACGTTTAGGGGACATCATGCAAGCATTTCAAAAAGTCTTGAAACGCGATATTGATCATCATCTTGTTGAAGCCATTCAATTAGATACTTATTCTCGTGAAATCGAAAGATATGGTTCAGATATAATCGAAAATGTGGAAAAATGGTTTCATTCAAGCAGCGAGTTTCAGATCGC harbors:
- a CDS encoding thiopeptide-type bacteriocin biosynthesis protein; translated protein: MFTFLPDIILRSPLQSSNDFKPNNLQQQLTDPFFKLALYLASSSFYQLLEAKNFDLQLLTEKEQLTLLKYFNRICFRCTPFGFFSSVSILKWNRTQSEVQLSARSEVNLFILPDQQINLYRKGFNQPGPDDKIVLNPSLYKTIDGYRLIQTVVLKEGRVLYQLFDIEQDIILKKVIDHLSTVQLIPLERLSGFIISQTLCSVVESDHYIKNLFEIQVIQRPMDYSLYCQPGELPLLRGICLNLYSAFVSANKTPNFQRLQELQLLSLKIKRCLEKKSGYIPPEFYYTVSTRASSGGLNLKHQTQLKEALSVMMRLSVRINPTELSCFTKKFKARYDRQIVPLLQVLDPEMGLGYGTSSATGAFGEMLTDLPLKDFQNETDMPFHQHKAKQMFLKKWTSPQFDGKAIKISQDDLLQLELPEESALPFSTQVMFSFRGDSLLIESAGGAFAGGIIGRFTLLDTEINSLAHTIAIKEEEAHPEMIFAEVNHLLDAKTDNINCRRLNYKYIINTVSASNFGNSLPLSDLYVTSCNNEIVLYSKSLQKRVIPRFSSAYNYHKNDLGIFKFLCDLQYQNFHSDLKINLPALFPGLEYYPRVTYHQTILSEAQWYLSEAEIFQLSSGGGGGDRRLKHLIENRQFSRYIALTEGDQQLVIDLQDERHKLFFLKCLEKQKAGCWIKEYDLNQSDLIRCDQQAFAGQFIAFLVSDVRRFKIVPFNDSINRSLIQRNFGPGSEWLYLKIKVSSSYADSLLKKVYTKILRNTNHGVRVWYFVRYDEGGSHLRLRINLAQERLGDIMQAFQKVLKRDIDHHLVEAIQLDTYSREIERYGSDIIENVEKWFHSSSEFQIAFSKISQQNKAFHLCAFIPMLMADYLISQFLPSNSEQFAFVKEVMTSLLGENTEKKSLKVALDQKFRVMAKDFHYVIDNSANLCRDLKISSHVRRLRLHTSSLLIQVSHVKKIRRYQLLADLVHMHLNRMFIHRQRHHELVTYYFLYKKKLSEKALSNQCL